Within Alphaproteobacteria bacterium, the genomic segment TTATTTTCATGCACTATATGTCGCAAAACATGGTGCTAGAATAAAAACTGGAGAAGTTAAACATAATAAGTTCTGAATCTGATACAATAGAATAATCAGAGAAAGGAATCTATTATGAATAAATCAAGAAGAACATTTACAGCTGAGTTTAAACAAGATGCTGTAGAGTATTACTATTCATCTGGTAAATCAATCAAAGATGCTGCAGATGATTTAAAAGTAAGTCAGTCTTCATTAAACAACTGGGTTCAAAATGCAAAAAAGAATGGAGGCATTGTTGAGCACCGTGGTTCT encodes:
- a CDS encoding transposase, translated to MNKSRRTFTAEFKQDAVEYYYSSGKSIKDAADDLKVSQSSLNNWVQNAKKNGGIVEHRGS